A stretch of Leptospira sp. WS39.C2 DNA encodes these proteins:
- a CDS encoding Kelch repeat-containing protein codes for MNKFSFLFVFLFVGCIVQGEFKNVFDPKSITGILLSSMSHGNSFECTEKSNTKSFGTINQVLLHCNRELASLDTAFLSELNEPTFPNVSFSKIGNDQLLIQFDPLINDGCYDINLTSVVSGFGETLSKDTYPIIIDTQLPTISLTNYLPITDYTFFTARYWDFESTEPLNQFGSPTLSGSLAPFVVIRSIQKINESNYRVYFETNFTSNEPGSLTLSFPNANDKALNVVTNSITIRFIGLVPGPTLHYGRSEFDAFQNQNGDVIAIYGYSSSAEILRRGTNEFILTNPSLPEIHRGERGVMLDGKRLLITGGVKAFTAVAQKESYIFDTETTTFLPSGSMVEPRHMHDIVKLQNGKVMVIGGIRDFTPVLPGLYFSTLNSAEIFDPSTETFTEVPNRMMTPRSFSCSVVLNDGRVMIIGGTDGIFAPKDTTEFFDPNTETFSWGPSLPVAVGALKCLKLTDGNVLIYGAQLSNLSNATMLFDVTKNRVLTIANSLYRREWSFALELPDGGVLFYGGAYRYTTSEPSRTIEKLDYAKSNSFYDMGMSRISISKHSGIKFSDGTFLFLGGESGGLIHHGTDYYGLME; via the coding sequence TTGAATAAATTCAGTTTTCTTTTTGTATTTTTATTTGTAGGTTGTATTGTCCAAGGTGAATTCAAAAATGTTTTTGATCCAAAATCTATTACTGGGATCTTACTCAGTTCCATGTCCCATGGAAACTCATTTGAATGTACTGAAAAATCTAATACAAAATCATTTGGAACAATAAACCAAGTTTTATTACATTGTAATCGGGAACTTGCCTCTCTAGATACTGCCTTTTTATCGGAATTAAATGAACCTACGTTTCCAAATGTTAGTTTTTCAAAAATAGGAAACGACCAACTTTTAATTCAATTTGATCCACTTATCAACGATGGTTGTTACGACATCAACCTAACGAGTGTTGTTTCTGGGTTTGGCGAAACACTTTCTAAGGATACTTATCCTATCATTATCGACACTCAGTTGCCAACTATTAGTTTAACGAATTACCTTCCGATTACAGATTATACTTTTTTCACAGCTCGTTATTGGGATTTTGAAAGTACTGAACCTCTCAATCAATTTGGGTCACCTACTTTAAGTGGGTCACTTGCACCTTTTGTTGTAATCCGATCGATTCAAAAGATAAATGAATCCAATTACCGAGTTTATTTTGAAACTAATTTTACTTCGAACGAACCAGGTTCACTTACATTAAGTTTTCCAAATGCAAATGATAAAGCATTAAATGTTGTGACTAATTCCATTACAATTCGATTCATTGGTTTGGTACCTGGTCCAACGTTACATTATGGAAGATCTGAGTTTGATGCTTTCCAAAATCAAAATGGTGACGTGATTGCAATTTATGGTTATAGTTCTAGCGCAGAAATTTTACGAAGAGGGACTAACGAATTTATTTTAACCAACCCTAGTTTACCAGAGATTCATAGAGGTGAACGTGGAGTGATGTTAGATGGTAAAAGATTGCTCATCACAGGTGGAGTCAAAGCATTTACAGCTGTAGCACAAAAAGAGAGTTATATTTTTGATACGGAAACAACAACTTTTCTTCCATCTGGTTCAATGGTAGAGCCAAGACATATGCATGACATTGTCAAATTACAAAATGGAAAGGTGATGGTCATCGGTGGGATTAGAGATTTTACGCCTGTTTTACCTGGGTTGTACTTTTCCACTTTAAACTCTGCTGAGATTTTCGATCCAAGTACTGAAACTTTTACAGAAGTTCCTAATCGAATGATGACGCCGAGATCTTTCTCTTGTTCGGTGGTGCTTAATGATGGACGAGTGATGATCATTGGTGGTACGGATGGAATTTTTGCTCCTAAAGATACAACTGAGTTTTTTGATCCAAACACTGAAACGTTTAGTTGGGGACCAAGTTTGCCGGTTGCGGTTGGAGCCTTAAAATGTTTGAAGCTTACTGATGGTAATGTTTTAATTTATGGTGCTCAATTATCGAATTTAAGTAATGCCACTATGTTATTTGATGTAACTAAAAATCGAGTGCTTACGATCGCAAATTCATTATACCGAAGAGAATGGAGTTTTGCATTAGAACTGCCTGATGGTGGTGTATTGTTTTATGGTGGTGCTTACCGATATACTACGAGTGAACCAAGTAGAACCATTGAAAAGTTGGATTATGCAAAAAGTAATAGTTTTTATGATATGGGGATGTCAAGGATCAGTATTTCTAAACATAGCGGAATTAAATTTTCAGATGGAACATTTTTATTTTTAGGTGGTGAGTCTGGAGGATTAATCCATCACGGAACTGATTATTACGGCTTAATGGAATAA
- a CDS encoding Kelch repeat-containing protein encodes MEKIKVFIFFTIVMSCKLSPGTNALDPSSPAGIALSLLGGDSVVQMEFSSNRVQPGGTIYITTNHDFTSKNKGLKLPVSSSGMDPISQVIPRSKFLYEVRMSPAITSGKFTLNLKDYYLNEALLVNPELFEFEIDSNPPLLQLKTGNGIDISELQSGFLDIETNEEIVWEGNLSQVTLTGNAKNTLVVSDIIVSPRNIRLLFAGNPNANGGILTINFNGVKDKALNTQGTISVPVQVFAFKSGPNMNIARRSCVGIELEDGRKIVLGGRAKSGVLINGNGTLSSAEYYNSVTKEFSIGPDMIYRRQEFAIVRLLDGRLLVSGGFGGKVGNPSNESLKSTEIFDPISNSWTEGPSLTTPRQLHKMTVLPDGNVLVVGGLSPFAPFQSVSMVELIHVDPVPTSMTVETIGHLNDSRGKHAQILSANSGKVIITGGERSDVTGTNPADYNARAIDSIEVYDITSKTLSMSSAKVIRRFNHFTHGLSNGEVLVLGGISSRFNDNQPILRAQIYNPMSDTISDHKNLLFGREWGSSFMFPYGKDQIIVAGGLEYRTVNGTTFDSILDTESWSETDHRFYPTGRSLNARWDGCEIQYSSTGGGMILGGRIGSIIANTEEYSFE; translated from the coding sequence ATGGAAAAGATTAAAGTTTTTATCTTTTTTACAATTGTAATGTCCTGTAAATTATCTCCTGGGACAAATGCTTTAGATCCATCTTCTCCAGCTGGGATAGCATTATCATTATTAGGAGGTGATTCGGTTGTTCAAATGGAATTTTCAAGTAACCGTGTACAACCTGGTGGAACAATCTATATCACAACAAATCATGATTTTACATCAAAAAATAAGGGATTAAAATTACCAGTTTCTAGTTCTGGAATGGATCCCATATCCCAAGTAATTCCAAGAAGCAAATTTTTATATGAAGTAAGGATGTCTCCAGCAATAACAAGTGGAAAATTCACATTAAATTTAAAAGATTATTATTTAAACGAAGCACTATTAGTTAACCCAGAATTATTTGAATTTGAAATTGATTCAAATCCACCCTTATTACAATTAAAAACGGGTAATGGAATTGATATTTCCGAATTACAATCAGGTTTTTTGGATATTGAAACCAATGAAGAGATTGTTTGGGAAGGTAATTTATCACAGGTGACGTTAACTGGAAACGCAAAAAATACATTAGTCGTTTCTGATATCATTGTATCCCCAAGGAACATACGATTGTTGTTTGCGGGGAATCCAAATGCAAATGGTGGCATACTGACAATAAATTTCAATGGCGTTAAAGATAAGGCATTAAATACTCAAGGCACAATTTCAGTACCAGTTCAAGTATTTGCATTTAAAAGTGGACCGAATATGAACATAGCTCGGAGGTCCTGTGTAGGGATAGAGTTGGAAGATGGGAGAAAAATTGTCCTCGGTGGAAGAGCCAAATCAGGTGTATTAATAAATGGCAATGGTACACTTAGCAGTGCTGAATATTATAATTCTGTAACAAAAGAATTTTCCATAGGTCCTGATATGATCTACCGAAGACAGGAATTCGCCATTGTGAGACTTTTAGATGGTAGATTACTTGTATCAGGAGGATTTGGTGGAAAAGTTGGAAACCCATCCAATGAAAGTTTAAAATCCACAGAAATATTTGATCCAATTTCAAATTCATGGACAGAAGGTCCTTCTCTCACAACTCCTCGCCAACTCCATAAAATGACAGTGTTACCAGATGGGAATGTACTTGTTGTTGGTGGATTATCTCCATTTGCACCATTTCAGTCTGTTTCTATGGTTGAATTAATTCATGTAGATCCTGTCCCAACGTCGATGACAGTTGAAACCATCGGACATCTCAATGATTCGCGTGGTAAACATGCACAGATATTGTCAGCTAATTCTGGTAAAGTGATCATTACGGGTGGAGAAAGGTCTGATGTCACTGGAACAAATCCCGCGGATTATAATGCAAGAGCTATTGATTCTATCGAAGTGTATGATATAACCTCAAAAACTTTATCTATGTCTTCTGCAAAGGTGATCAGGCGATTTAATCATTTCACACATGGTTTGAGCAATGGTGAAGTTTTAGTGTTGGGTGGAATTAGTTCTAGATTTAACGACAACCAACCCATATTACGAGCTCAAATATATAATCCGATGTCAGATACTATCAGTGATCATAAAAATCTTTTATTTGGAAGGGAATGGGGAAGTTCCTTTATGTTCCCTTATGGAAAAGATCAAATCATTGTGGCAGGTGGATTAGAATACCGAACTGTGAATGGTACAACATTTGACTCAATTTTAGATACAGAGTCTTGGTCAGAAACAGACCATCGTTTTTATCCTACTGGAAGATCTTTGAACGCACGTTGGGATGGATGTGAGATCCAATATTCATCTACTGGTGGGGGAATGATATTAGGTGGAAGGATCGGAAGTATCATTGCGAATACGGAGGAATACAGTTTTGAATAA
- a CDS encoding kelch-like protein: MRLGFSLISIVLILHCNVKAPNQNFFDPTTMVGGSAVVLLGLGIGEDLKITTRYKQNDYPTFVKTEYLDLDLSAPFANYFTKSNFKISEPYQNDLILRDVFPLTDSKLRVLFSVSSRSEWREPIVISISKPDGLTESSFIGKQLEFRFPYPRYFGTISEAKGYITTSMLNDGRIILVGGVNPSGVTRPTIEIWDPETGQSNVLPSLNESLMGLAICVQTNGKVIVSGGKSVVGNVSADTQISNKIYSIDPVSETVTELPFTLQKRRYGHTMVCLNQGDILVSGGQFKVGSDPTAITDDHEILSLTNNSSTLLGGSSIFPIGMLLHSAEYDVAKERVLFYGGRDRLDQYAIFSNTIYSISTSSFILSTLPAPFATARSNVTSIKMPNNDRVLFGGMNREATGSKAIESWNENKSTATSLGFTSRFKNGSAIVRFSDEQIFYTGGVDTYYKSGMLELYDHYERKNFIVDTMMLPRSEHSAHLTTKGIVIFGDSSLVDNRVEVYGKD; the protein is encoded by the coding sequence ATGCGTTTAGGTTTTAGTCTAATTTCAATCGTTTTGATTTTGCATTGTAATGTGAAAGCACCCAATCAAAATTTTTTCGATCCAACTACGATGGTTGGTGGTTCTGCAGTAGTATTACTTGGATTAGGTATTGGAGAAGATTTAAAAATCACAACTCGGTATAAACAAAACGATTATCCAACATTTGTTAAAACAGAATATTTAGATTTGGATCTAAGTGCTCCTTTTGCAAATTATTTTACAAAATCAAATTTTAAAATCTCAGAACCTTATCAAAACGATCTCATTCTACGTGACGTTTTCCCTTTAACTGATTCTAAGTTAAGGGTTTTATTCTCTGTTTCTTCTCGTTCGGAGTGGCGAGAACCCATTGTCATTTCCATTTCGAAACCAGATGGTTTGACAGAAAGTAGTTTTATCGGGAAACAACTCGAATTCAGATTCCCATATCCAAGATACTTTGGAACAATATCGGAAGCAAAAGGTTATATTACGACTTCTATGTTAAATGATGGTCGTATCATTTTAGTCGGTGGAGTGAATCCGTCTGGAGTGACAAGACCAACGATTGAAATTTGGGATCCTGAAACCGGCCAATCCAATGTTTTGCCTTCACTAAACGAGAGTTTGATGGGGCTTGCAATTTGTGTCCAAACTAACGGTAAAGTTATTGTTTCAGGTGGGAAATCTGTTGTTGGAAATGTTTCTGCTGATACTCAAATATCGAATAAGATTTATTCTATTGATCCAGTTTCTGAAACGGTTACAGAACTTCCTTTTACTTTGCAAAAAAGACGATATGGGCATACAATGGTTTGCTTAAATCAAGGGGATATACTTGTATCCGGAGGTCAATTTAAAGTTGGATCAGATCCAACTGCAATTACCGATGACCATGAAATATTATCATTAACTAATAACAGTTCAACATTATTAGGTGGAAGTTCAATTTTCCCAATAGGAATGTTACTTCATTCAGCTGAATACGATGTAGCAAAGGAAAGGGTATTGTTTTATGGAGGAAGAGATCGTTTAGACCAATACGCTATTTTTTCAAATACTATTTATTCCATCAGTACAAGTAGTTTTATACTGTCTACTTTGCCAGCTCCTTTTGCGACTGCAAGGTCCAATGTGACGAGTATCAAGATGCCGAATAATGATCGAGTATTATTTGGAGGAATGAATCGTGAAGCCACCGGTTCAAAGGCTATCGAATCTTGGAACGAAAATAAATCTACAGCAACAAGTCTCGGATTCACAAGTAGATTTAAAAATGGAAGTGCAATAGTACGATTTTCTGATGAACAGATTTTTTATACCGGTGGTGTAGATACTTATTATAAATCTGGCATGTTAGAGTTGTATGATCATTACGAACGAAAAAACTTCATTGTTGATACAATGATGTTACCTCGGTCGGAACATTCCGCACACTTAACTACAAAAGGAATCGTAATCTTTGGAGATTCTTCATTAGTAGACAATCGGGTAGAAGTATATGGAAAAGATTAA
- a CDS encoding glycosyltransferase family 87 protein, with product MWKFLEPMERQGKWILAVLFLFLLVTSVKRSHQKSDFLDYYHASERWGTGENLYRFDVAFELQSKIKTAEDLFLPENLPLLLSLQNETATYIYPPLFSFLLIPITMLSENNAALLFEILSWISLLTILYLLFHNKELNLPKTKYPYLILISTILFNFRFIESHIQNNQVGIILILLVLVSILIKNHALGGLLLSLAVSIKITPLVFLFVFLYEKQFSRIVWFFVGLVLWNAIPLVYNWDYTMQMSEEWITQILGNALNNPLLRSWKNNQSLTSTLAKYFVSGADFINQPTYGLPFLNLSLSVLKFIQIGFILVFGIPLLLLWRKPNQKWAIISLLFLISAIFSGISWIHSYIVCLVPIYYILNQVFHDEIDRKSLYFLIFVLSLPMLSHRTFVGQKVESLLSMLSILFYSSSLLYFYIVRSAFHENKNRD from the coding sequence ATGTGGAAATTTTTAGAACCGATGGAAAGACAGGGGAAATGGATCCTCGCTGTTCTTTTTTTATTCCTTTTGGTTACTTCAGTCAAAAGATCACACCAAAAATCTGATTTTTTGGATTATTACCATGCAAGTGAACGTTGGGGCACTGGTGAGAATTTATACCGGTTTGACGTTGCCTTTGAACTACAATCCAAAATCAAAACAGCAGAAGATTTGTTTTTGCCTGAAAACTTACCCCTACTTCTTTCGCTTCAAAATGAAACAGCAACTTATATCTACCCTCCCTTGTTTTCATTTTTACTCATTCCTATCACAATGTTATCGGAAAACAACGCGGCCTTATTATTTGAGATCCTCAGTTGGATATCCTTACTAACAATTTTGTATTTACTATTCCATAACAAAGAACTCAATCTTCCGAAAACGAAATATCCGTATTTAATTTTGATTTCAACCATCCTGTTTAATTTTCGATTCATCGAAAGCCACATCCAAAATAACCAAGTTGGCATCATCCTCATTTTACTTGTATTGGTATCTATCCTTATCAAAAATCATGCGTTAGGTGGTTTGCTCCTTTCTCTAGCAGTAAGTATTAAAATTACTCCCCTAGTTTTTCTTTTTGTATTTTTATATGAAAAACAATTCAGCAGAATCGTCTGGTTTTTTGTTGGGTTAGTTTTATGGAATGCCATTCCTTTGGTTTATAACTGGGACTATACGATGCAAATGTCCGAAGAATGGATAACACAAATTCTCGGGAATGCTTTAAACAACCCACTCTTACGTTCTTGGAAAAATAACCAATCACTCACATCAACATTAGCAAAGTATTTTGTTTCTGGTGCAGACTTTATCAACCAACCAACGTATGGATTACCGTTTTTAAATCTTTCTCTTTCTGTTTTAAAATTCATACAAATTGGTTTCATATTGGTATTCGGAATTCCACTTCTCCTATTATGGAGAAAACCTAACCAAAAATGGGCGATCATTTCATTATTGTTTTTGATCTCAGCAATTTTTAGTGGAATAAGTTGGATCCATAGTTATATCGTTTGCCTTGTACCAATTTATTATATTTTGAACCAAGTATTTCATGATGAAATTGATCGCAAATCTTTGTATTTTCTAATTTTTGTATTGTCCTTACCAATGTTAAGTCACAGAACTTTTGTGGGACAAAAAGTGGAATCACTACTTTCGATGTTATCGATCCTTTTTTATTCTTCCAGTTTGTTGTATTTTTATATCGTAAGGTCTGCATTTCATGAAAACAAAAATCGGGATTGA
- a CDS encoding nucleotide pyrophosphohydrolase: protein MDQNEITLNQLQLEVDNWIKTIGVRYFSELTNLAILFEEVGELSRLMARKYGDQSFKNGESADQIPNEIGDILFVLTCLANQMGISLQDAITSTIQKNTKRDLNRHKNNPKL from the coding sequence TTGGATCAAAATGAGATCACACTCAACCAACTACAACTGGAAGTAGACAACTGGATTAAAACGATTGGTGTAAGATATTTTTCCGAACTCACAAATTTGGCAATCTTGTTTGAAGAAGTTGGTGAATTGTCCAGGTTAATGGCAAGAAAATATGGAGACCAATCATTTAAGAATGGTGAGTCTGCTGATCAAATTCCAAATGAAATTGGAGACATTTTGTTTGTTTTAACTTGTCTTGCAAATCAAATGGGGATCTCTCTACAAGATGCGATTACTTCAACTATACAAAAAAATACAAAACGTGATTTAAATCGTCACAAAAACAATCCGAAACTTTAA
- a CDS encoding caspase domain-containing protein yields the protein MKSKILIFLILTIPTLLNADPGGKRFGFVVGVSEYKDLALANLKTAKNDALGMTKILFSYGSYNRIQTLVQEGSVNSTPTKFNILTQLESVLEETNPDDLFVFYFSGHGVVDYNDKVYLLPEDANPQKPFETGIAVEHLLEMTRKYKLKRVVFFIDACRNPEDGKGEIGRKYLEGVGFKDAEIVSIFYSTKVGYSSFEDPKSGYGIFTKYLIYGLEGRADVNFNGEVTYSELSNYVIQSMKDWTKENQKLQKPYTKEYAEKAEDTVLTFAVNPETSLADAPLFNPYNPTYAFRSFLIPGWGQYARGQEEKGKIYMSIFALGVLYAGYQYNQFRSDKEAYESAVGIPPNPRVAETVLLNYYLIEPYRQQMETSRANLSQALTALVLLWSANVFDFYLLGPNPKEKSGVFLDLDLENQGYMGMNRVGKLGYAFRF from the coding sequence ATGAAATCAAAAATTCTAATATTCTTAATTTTAACCATTCCAACATTGCTGAATGCCGATCCTGGAGGGAAACGATTTGGTTTTGTAGTAGGAGTTAGTGAATATAAAGATTTGGCACTTGCAAATTTAAAAACTGCCAAAAACGATGCGTTAGGGATGACAAAAATTTTGTTTAGTTACGGTTCCTACAACCGAATTCAAACATTAGTTCAGGAAGGTTCAGTCAATTCAACTCCAACAAAATTTAATATTTTAACTCAACTCGAATCCGTTTTAGAGGAAACAAATCCAGATGACCTGTTTGTCTTCTATTTTTCGGGACATGGGGTTGTGGATTATAATGATAAAGTTTATTTATTGCCTGAAGATGCAAATCCACAAAAACCATTTGAAACAGGAATTGCAGTAGAACACCTTTTGGAGATGACCCGTAAGTATAAACTCAAACGGGTTGTATTCTTCATTGATGCATGTAGAAATCCTGAAGATGGAAAAGGAGAAATTGGAAGGAAATATTTGGAAGGTGTTGGTTTTAAAGATGCCGAAATTGTTTCCATTTTCTATTCTACAAAGGTTGGTTACTCAAGTTTTGAAGATCCAAAATCCGGATATGGAATCTTTACAAAATACTTGATTTATGGATTAGAAGGTAGAGCAGATGTTAATTTTAATGGAGAAGTTACTTATTCCGAATTATCCAATTATGTAATCCAATCGATGAAAGATTGGACCAAGGAAAACCAAAAGTTACAAAAACCTTACACCAAAGAATACGCAGAAAAAGCGGAAGACACTGTTCTAACTTTTGCAGTGAATCCAGAAACTTCGCTTGCGGATGCACCTCTTTTCAATCCATACAACCCAACTTACGCATTCCGATCTTTTTTGATTCCAGGATGGGGGCAATACGCACGTGGTCAGGAGGAAAAAGGAAAAATTTATATGTCTATTTTTGCTTTGGGTGTTTTGTATGCGGGTTACCAATACAACCAATTCCGATCGGACAAAGAAGCTTATGAATCAGCAGTGGGCATTCCCCCCAATCCTAGGGTCGCTGAAACAGTATTATTGAATTATTATTTGATCGAACCTTACCGCCAGCAAATGGAAACATCACGTGCGAACTTGTCACAAGCCCTCACTGCTTTAGTGTTACTCTGGTCAGCAAATGTGTTTGATTTTTATCTATTAGGGCCAAATCCTAAAGAAAAATCGGGTGTTTTTTTGGATTTGGATCTGGAAAACCAAGGTTACATGGGAATGAATCGAGTCGGAAAATTGGGTTATGCGTTTAGGTTTTAG
- a CDS encoding MBOAT family protein gives MLFNSIEFLVFFIISIIIGNILKNKWQRLFFLLASYYFYMAWQPSSISCSAMGDSGIKFFTDRLYCDFKINPYVFILVFSTIIDYFAARAIEAKQDGDSKRGWLLVLSLVVNIGTLGFFKYTDFLLGVINDIHLLGSFQFEKQNIILPVGISFYTFQSMSYTIDVFNRKIEARKSFLDFALYVAFFPQLVAGPIVRAETFFRDLDYRLSVHKEHIEAAFALILIGFTRKIVFADNLAKVVDSTFANYQNLNSIEIWTGALAFGWQIYFDFAGYTDIAIGVARLFGFQFNANFNFPMSCKNISDHWSRWHISFSTWIRDYIYIPLGGSRVSVLMYIRNIMITWLFAGLWHGAAYHYVGWGIWQGTMLLSHKFYGDTSVSKFLNTKGGKSYELFSRIFTMFCLAFGFIMFRAETMEKAIPMMKALVFINDSGVPLTRWMNYRFGILLVICFTASYVFSKRQIPTLLTGNWMKYSIFVIVNILLLLLFGVTESQNFLYFQF, from the coding sequence ATGTTATTTAACTCAATTGAATTTTTAGTATTCTTTATTATTTCAATCATCATAGGCAATATTCTTAAAAATAAATGGCAACGTTTATTTTTTCTATTAGCTAGTTACTATTTTTATATGGCATGGCAACCTTCGTCAATTTCTTGTTCGGCGATGGGTGACTCTGGAATCAAATTCTTCACTGATAGATTGTATTGCGATTTCAAAATAAATCCGTATGTTTTTATCTTAGTATTTTCAACAATCATTGATTATTTTGCAGCCAGAGCCATTGAGGCAAAACAAGATGGAGACTCAAAACGAGGTTGGTTACTCGTATTATCTCTTGTAGTAAATATTGGAACTTTAGGTTTTTTCAAATATACTGATTTTTTATTAGGTGTGATCAATGACATTCATTTGTTAGGTTCATTTCAGTTTGAAAAACAGAATATTATTTTACCAGTTGGGATTTCGTTTTATACATTCCAATCAATGAGTTATACAATTGATGTATTCAATCGTAAAATTGAAGCTCGCAAATCATTTTTAGACTTCGCATTATATGTGGCTTTCTTTCCACAGTTAGTTGCTGGTCCAATCGTAAGGGCGGAAACTTTTTTTAGAGATCTTGATTATAGACTGAGTGTCCACAAAGAACATATTGAAGCTGCCTTCGCATTGATCCTGATTGGTTTCACAAGGAAAATTGTCTTTGCTGATAATCTAGCAAAGGTTGTTGATTCCACTTTTGCAAATTACCAAAACTTAAACTCAATCGAAATTTGGACCGGTGCATTGGCTTTCGGGTGGCAGATTTATTTTGATTTCGCAGGTTATACTGATATTGCGATTGGTGTAGCTCGGTTATTCGGATTCCAATTTAACGCGAATTTTAATTTTCCAATGTCATGTAAAAATATATCAGATCATTGGTCAAGGTGGCACATCTCATTCTCTACATGGATTAGAGACTACATTTACATTCCATTAGGTGGGTCTAGGGTAAGTGTTTTAATGTATATCAGAAACATTATGATTACCTGGTTATTTGCAGGTCTTTGGCATGGTGCAGCATACCACTATGTTGGTTGGGGGATATGGCAAGGGACTATGTTACTTTCTCATAAGTTTTATGGAGATACTTCTGTTTCAAAATTCTTGAATACAAAAGGAGGCAAATCCTATGAACTTTTCTCTCGCATTTTCACAATGTTTTGTTTGGCCTTTGGATTTATTATGTTTCGAGCAGAAACTATGGAAAAAGCAATCCCAATGATGAAGGCACTTGTATTTATTAACGATTCAGGTGTTCCATTGACTCGTTGGATGAACTATCGATTTGGAATTTTACTTGTCATTTGTTTTACAGCAAGTTATGTATTTTCCAAAAGACAAATACCAACGCTTCTCACTGGAAATTGGATGAAATATTCAATTTTTGTAATCGTCAACATTTTACTTTTACTATTATTTGGGGTAACAGAAAGTCAGAACTTCCTCTACTTTCAATTTTAA
- a CDS encoding glycosyltransferase family 4 protein: MKTKIGIDVRPLAYGITGNSRYLAEVLKIILPKHKDKEFYFLSNKPIHSIFNDLLFPNVKLVVESKSIPGPIYLNFLLPKRLKQYKIEVFWGTIQMLPFLKLPIPSYVNYHDLNFISAPETMAKWNYWQHKLLSPITLKNADKIFCLSKNTKEEIVAFRPECKEKCIVVYPGVTKTQTTLSKLKIKFPKDFFLTVGTLEPRKNINRLVDAFLSFKKEYPKDKHYLIIMGRRGWGEEGDILYEKLNDPKTKEAGIQFIEKPDENTLALAFKFCKAFFFPSLHEGFGLPLLEAMLEGKRCVASDIPVFKEILSDKCDVYVPSKDTIAWANAFHLMSRPNKDRIPKFPTKMWTWQETAKKIEEVLFS; this comes from the coding sequence ATGAAAACAAAAATCGGGATTGATGTTAGACCACTCGCCTATGGTATCACTGGGAACTCTCGTTATCTTGCGGAAGTTCTGAAAATTATTTTACCTAAACACAAAGATAAAGAATTTTATTTTTTAAGTAACAAACCAATCCATTCCATATTCAATGATTTGTTATTCCCCAATGTAAAACTTGTTGTAGAATCTAAATCCATCCCAGGTCCCATTTATTTGAATTTTTTATTACCCAAACGACTCAAACAATATAAAATTGAAGTCTTTTGGGGCACCATTCAAATGTTACCTTTTTTGAAATTACCAATTCCAAGTTATGTGAACTACCATGATTTAAATTTTATTTCAGCTCCTGAAACGATGGCGAAATGGAACTATTGGCAACACAAACTTCTTTCGCCGATCACATTAAAAAATGCTGATAAAATCTTTTGTTTATCAAAAAATACGAAAGAAGAAATCGTTGCCTTTCGACCTGAATGTAAAGAAAAATGTATCGTTGTTTATCCAGGTGTAACCAAAACACAAACTACTTTGTCCAAATTAAAGATCAAATTTCCTAAAGATTTTTTTCTTACAGTTGGAACATTAGAGCCAAGAAAAAACATCAATCGCCTTGTAGATGCCTTTTTGTCATTTAAAAAGGAATACCCAAAAGACAAACATTATCTCATCATTATGGGAAGAAGAGGATGGGGCGAAGAAGGTGATATCCTTTACGAAAAATTGAATGATCCAAAAACCAAAGAAGCAGGAATTCAGTTCATTGAAAAACCAGATGAAAATACACTCGCTTTAGCTTTCAAGTTTTGTAAGGCGTTTTTTTTCCCATCTTTACATGAAGGTTTTGGTTTGCCACTCCTTGAAGCAATGTTAGAAGGCAAACGATGTGTAGCTTCAGACATTCCAGTCTTCAAAGAAATATTATCAGACAAATGTGACGTTTATGTTCCATCAAAAGATACCATTGCATGGGCAAATGCCTTCCATTTGATGTCTCGTCCCAACAAAGATAGAATTCCAAAATTCCCAACAAAAATGTGGACATGGCAAGAAACAGCTAAAAAAATTGAAGAGGTGTTATTTTCATGA